The following proteins are encoded in a genomic region of Brachypodium distachyon strain Bd21 chromosome 1, Brachypodium_distachyon_v3.0, whole genome shotgun sequence:
- the LOC100846847 gene encoding transcription factor TGA2.2 isoform X1: MADASSRTDNSIVVDTDDKNQRMENGQNGAMVPSNSSDPSDRSDRPMDQKVLRRLAQNREAARKSRLRKKAYVQQLESSKLKLASLEQELQKARQQGIFISSSGDQTHAMSGNGAMTFDLEYTRWLEEQNKQINELRTAVNAHASDSDLRLIVDGIMAHYDEIFKLKGAAAKADVFHMLSGMWKTPAERCFLWLGGFRSSELLKLLVNQLEPLTEQQLLGLSNLQQSSQQAEDALSQGMEALQQSLAETLAGSLGPSGSSGNVANYMGQMAMAMGKLGTLENFLRQADNLRQQTLHQMQRILTIRQAARALLAIHDYFSRLRALSSLWLARPRE, from the exons ATGGCTGATGCTAGTTCGAGGACTGACAATTCGATAGTTGTGGACACGGACGACAAGAATCAAAGG ATGGAAAACGGACAAAATGGAGCAATGGTGCCTTCTAATTCATCTGATCCGTCGGACAGGTCCGACAGGCCTATGGACCAAAAG GTGTTGCGGCGGCTTGCCCAAAATCGCGAGGCAGCACGGAAAAGTCGCCTGAGAAAAAAG GCATATGTGCAACAGCTAGAAAGCAGTAAGCTGAAACTTGCAAGCCTAGAGCAAGAGCTCCAGAAAGCTCGACAACAG GGGATATTCATTTCTAGCTCTGGAGATCAAACTCACGCTATGAGTGGAAATG GAGCAATGACCTTTGATTTAGAATATACTCGATGGCTAGAGGAGCAAAACAAGCAGATAAATGAGCTGAGGACTGCAGTAAATGCTCATGCAAGTGATAGTGATCTCCGTCTTATTGTAGATGGGATAATGGCACATTATGATGAGATATTCAAGCTGAAGGGTGCTGCTGCAAAGGCTGATGTTTTTCATATGCTTTCAGGCATGTGGAAAACACCTGCTGAAAGGTGTTTTTTGTGGCTTGGGGGTTTCCGCTCATCTGAGCTTCTAAAG CTCCTTGTAAATCAGCTTGAGCCTCTAACGGAGCAGCAGTTGTTGGGGCTATCCAACCTCCAGCAGTCCTCGCAGCAGGCTGAGGATGCACTATCACAAGGAATGGAGGCATTGCAGCAATCCTTGGCAGAAACATTGGCTGGTTCTCTTGGTCCATCAGGATCTTCGGGAAACGTGGCAAACTACATGGGCCAAATGGCTATGGCCATGGGAAAACTTGGAACCCTTGAGAATTTTCTTCGTCAG GCTGACAATCTACGGCAGCAAACTTTACATCAAATGCAAAGAATTCTGACAATACGGCAGGCTGCTCGAGCTCTCCTTGCAATACATGACTACTTTTCGCGTTTGCGTGCCCTGAGTTCTCTCTGGCTTGCTAGGCCACGGGAGTAA
- the LOC100846847 gene encoding transcription factor TGA2.2 isoform X2 translates to MQMENGQNGAMVPSNSSDPSDRSDRPMDQKVLRRLAQNREAARKSRLRKKAYVQQLESSKLKLASLEQELQKARQQGIFISSSGDQTHAMSGNGAMTFDLEYTRWLEEQNKQINELRTAVNAHASDSDLRLIVDGIMAHYDEIFKLKGAAAKADVFHMLSGMWKTPAERCFLWLGGFRSSELLKLLVNQLEPLTEQQLLGLSNLQQSSQQAEDALSQGMEALQQSLAETLAGSLGPSGSSGNVANYMGQMAMAMGKLGTLENFLRQADNLRQQTLHQMQRILTIRQAARALLAIHDYFSRLRALSSLWLARPRE, encoded by the exons ATGCAGATGGAAAACGGACAAAATGGAGCAATGGTGCCTTCTAATTCATCTGATCCGTCGGACAGGTCCGACAGGCCTATGGACCAAAAG GTGTTGCGGCGGCTTGCCCAAAATCGCGAGGCAGCACGGAAAAGTCGCCTGAGAAAAAAG GCATATGTGCAACAGCTAGAAAGCAGTAAGCTGAAACTTGCAAGCCTAGAGCAAGAGCTCCAGAAAGCTCGACAACAG GGGATATTCATTTCTAGCTCTGGAGATCAAACTCACGCTATGAGTGGAAATG GAGCAATGACCTTTGATTTAGAATATACTCGATGGCTAGAGGAGCAAAACAAGCAGATAAATGAGCTGAGGACTGCAGTAAATGCTCATGCAAGTGATAGTGATCTCCGTCTTATTGTAGATGGGATAATGGCACATTATGATGAGATATTCAAGCTGAAGGGTGCTGCTGCAAAGGCTGATGTTTTTCATATGCTTTCAGGCATGTGGAAAACACCTGCTGAAAGGTGTTTTTTGTGGCTTGGGGGTTTCCGCTCATCTGAGCTTCTAAAG CTCCTTGTAAATCAGCTTGAGCCTCTAACGGAGCAGCAGTTGTTGGGGCTATCCAACCTCCAGCAGTCCTCGCAGCAGGCTGAGGATGCACTATCACAAGGAATGGAGGCATTGCAGCAATCCTTGGCAGAAACATTGGCTGGTTCTCTTGGTCCATCAGGATCTTCGGGAAACGTGGCAAACTACATGGGCCAAATGGCTATGGCCATGGGAAAACTTGGAACCCTTGAGAATTTTCTTCGTCAG GCTGACAATCTACGGCAGCAAACTTTACATCAAATGCAAAGAATTCTGACAATACGGCAGGCTGCTCGAGCTCTCCTTGCAATACATGACTACTTTTCGCGTTTGCGTGCCCTGAGTTCTCTCTGGCTTGCTAGGCCACGGGAGTAA
- the LOC100846847 gene encoding transcription factor TGA2.2 isoform X3, whose product MENGQNGAMVPSNSSDPSDRSDRPMDQKVLRRLAQNREAARKSRLRKKAYVQQLESSKLKLASLEQELQKARQQGIFISSSGDQTHAMSGNGAMTFDLEYTRWLEEQNKQINELRTAVNAHASDSDLRLIVDGIMAHYDEIFKLKGAAAKADVFHMLSGMWKTPAERCFLWLGGFRSSELLKLLVNQLEPLTEQQLLGLSNLQQSSQQAEDALSQGMEALQQSLAETLAGSLGPSGSSGNVANYMGQMAMAMGKLGTLENFLRQADNLRQQTLHQMQRILTIRQAARALLAIHDYFSRLRALSSLWLARPRE is encoded by the exons ATGGAAAACGGACAAAATGGAGCAATGGTGCCTTCTAATTCATCTGATCCGTCGGACAGGTCCGACAGGCCTATGGACCAAAAG GTGTTGCGGCGGCTTGCCCAAAATCGCGAGGCAGCACGGAAAAGTCGCCTGAGAAAAAAG GCATATGTGCAACAGCTAGAAAGCAGTAAGCTGAAACTTGCAAGCCTAGAGCAAGAGCTCCAGAAAGCTCGACAACAG GGGATATTCATTTCTAGCTCTGGAGATCAAACTCACGCTATGAGTGGAAATG GAGCAATGACCTTTGATTTAGAATATACTCGATGGCTAGAGGAGCAAAACAAGCAGATAAATGAGCTGAGGACTGCAGTAAATGCTCATGCAAGTGATAGTGATCTCCGTCTTATTGTAGATGGGATAATGGCACATTATGATGAGATATTCAAGCTGAAGGGTGCTGCTGCAAAGGCTGATGTTTTTCATATGCTTTCAGGCATGTGGAAAACACCTGCTGAAAGGTGTTTTTTGTGGCTTGGGGGTTTCCGCTCATCTGAGCTTCTAAAG CTCCTTGTAAATCAGCTTGAGCCTCTAACGGAGCAGCAGTTGTTGGGGCTATCCAACCTCCAGCAGTCCTCGCAGCAGGCTGAGGATGCACTATCACAAGGAATGGAGGCATTGCAGCAATCCTTGGCAGAAACATTGGCTGGTTCTCTTGGTCCATCAGGATCTTCGGGAAACGTGGCAAACTACATGGGCCAAATGGCTATGGCCATGGGAAAACTTGGAACCCTTGAGAATTTTCTTCGTCAG GCTGACAATCTACGGCAGCAAACTTTACATCAAATGCAAAGAATTCTGACAATACGGCAGGCTGCTCGAGCTCTCCTTGCAATACATGACTACTTTTCGCGTTTGCGTGCCCTGAGTTCTCTCTGGCTTGCTAGGCCACGGGAGTAA
- the LOC100821040 gene encoding glucose-6-phosphate 1-dehydrogenase 4, chloroplastic yields MAGLAMSALAAPAPLFQSSLAAARFSPVAGPAVSFRTQACGLRCWIAAKLKLHKALKRHGWQVHRKLEVRGDGKIPDCLEVASLTKKTTGNAQAADESGGETTKTSSPTLHSSTDEKNSILLGMINQCEADPPLPKEDVMFDHFDDRPESAPSLCIAVIGATGELARTKVFPALFALYYSGFLPQNVAIFGYSRKALADEDLRSMIEANLTCRVDHHENCEDKLNEFLKRTYYIDAGHDNKDGMVNLNSKMAQIEGTHASNRIFYLAVPQEALLDVALPLADSAQTMHGWNRIIIEKPFGFTSLSSQRVTQSLLSRFEEKQIYRIDHLLGKDLIENLTVLRFSNLVFEPLWSRTYIRNVQVIFSEETATETQGRYFGNYGIIRDIVHSHILQTIALFAMEPPVSLDGEDIRDEKVKVLRSIRKVDFEDVVLGQLKDTSEVDRYTKSMTPTYFAAAMYIDNARWDGVPFLIKTGMGLMKNRAEIRIQFRHVPGNIYRERFGHDIDLDTNELVLRDLPEEAILLKVNNKVPGLGLQLDASELNLLYRDRYDVEVPDSYEHLLLDVLDGDNHLFMRSDELAAAWNVLAPIIHEIDQNRVAPELYEAGDKGPINAYYLAAKHGVRWDDDW; encoded by the exons ATGGCGGGCCTCGCCATGTCGGCTTTAGCAGCTCCAGCACCGCTCTTCCAATCCTCGTTGGCGGCTGCGCGCTTCAGCCCG GTTGCAGGACCTGCCGTCAGTTTTAGAACGCAAGCTTGTGGATTGAGATGTTGGATTGCTGCCAAGCTGAAGCTCCATAAGGCCTTGaaaaggcacggatggcaagTTCATAGAAAGCTGGAAGTTAGAGGGGATGGTAAAATTCCTGATTGCTTGGAGGTTGCGTCCCTGACTAAAAAGACAACTGGGAATGCACAAGCTGCTGATG AATCTGGAGgtgaaacaacaaaaacaagctCTCCTACTTTGCATAGCTCAACTGATGAGAAAAATTCAATCCTTCTGGGAATGATAAATCAATGTGAAGCTGACCCTCCTCTACCAAAGGAAGATGTAATGTTTGATCACTTTGATGACCGACCGGAAAGTGCGCCATCTCTTTGCATTGCTGTAATCGGTGCTACCGGTGAACTGGCAAGAACTAAAGTCTTCCCAGCACTATTTGCTCTGTATTACAGTGGTTTTCTTCCTCAG AATGTTGCTATATTTGGATATTCTAGGAAGGCATTAGCAGATGAGGATTTAAGATCCATGATTGAAGCCAATTTGACCTGTCGTGTTGATCACCA TGAAAACTGTGAGGACAAGTTAAATGAATTCCTTAAAAGGACATATTATATCGATGCAGGACATGATAACAAAGATGGGATGGTGAACTTAAATTCCAAAATGGCACAGATAGAG GGTACTCATGCATCAAACAGGATATTCTACCTTGCTGTTCCCCAAGAGGCACTTCTTGATGTTGCCTTGCCATTGGCTGACAGTGCCCAAACTATGCATGGCTGGAACAGGATAATTATCGAGAAACCATTTGGCTTCACTAGTTTGTCCTCGCAAAGGGTAACACAGTCTCTGCTGTCAAGATTTGAGGAGAAGCAAATTTACCG AATTGATCATCTTTTGGGGAAGGATCTAATTGAAAATCTCACTGTCTTGAGATTTTCTAATTTGGTGTTTGAACCTTTGTGGAGTAGGACGTACATACGCAATGTGCAG GTCATTTTTTCCGAAGAAACAGCAACAGAAACACAAGGGAG ATACTTTGGAAATTATGGGATAATCCGGGACATAGTGCACAGTCACATTCTTCAAACAATAGCACTATTTGCTATGGAACCACCTGTAAGTCTTGATGGAGAGGACATCCGTGATGAAAAG GTGAAGGTGCTTAGATCAATTCGAAAAGTGGACTTTGAGGATGTCGTCCTTGGTCAACTCAAAGATACCTCTGAGGTTGACAGATATACGAAATCAATGACACCAACCTACTTTGCTGCTGCTATGTACATCGACAATGCACGCTGGGATGGAGTACCATTTCTGATCAAGACTGGTATGGGGCTTATGAAGAATAG AGCTGAGATTCGTATTCAATTTCGTCATGTCCCTGGCAATATCTACCGTGAACGTTTTGGGCATGACATAGATCTAGACACAAACGAGCTGGTTTTGCGTGATCTACCCGAAGAAGCCATTCTCTTGAAAGTCAATAATAAGGTCCCAGGACTTGGGCTCCAACTGGATGCTTCAGAGCTCAACCTGCTTTACAGGGATAG GTATGACGTTGAAGTTCCAGATTCGTATGAACATCTTCTTCTGGATGTCCTAGATGGCGACAACCATCTATTTATGCGCAGTGATGAATTGGCTGCTGCATGGAACGTATTGGCTCCAATAATCCATGAGATTGATCAGAACCGGGTGGCTCCTGAGCTCTACGAGGCTGGGGATAAAGGACCTATCAATGCTTACTATCTCGCTGCTAAGCATGGAGTCCGATGGGATGATGACTGGTGA